In the Kaistella sp. 97-N-M2 genome, one interval contains:
- a CDS encoding glucosaminidase domain-containing protein produces MKKIFFAFALLIIAKFHAQTWKTDDQYIQKFAPYAVEEMEKYKIPASITLAQGLLETGGGQSRLAQQGNNHFGIKCKEDWTGRTMSHTDDAPNECFRVYDDPRQSYEDHSKFLAYRKYYVNLFKLDEKDYKSWAHGLKKAGYATNPRYAYILIDKIEKYKLYEFDKTDSKEVLYAVLKMYPDLKNDRIFMAQLDQSNASSKPVTVKVPYEQTSYAKQQKKVEKIVTKAETLNSILIKSHPNGGRKFVIIPDDVALASISKKYGITESRLMKWNELDGTQLRRNDILFLESKASTGNVATYKTQVGESMHDIAQKFGIKLKKLYAKNRMDFGQQPKAGQIIYLQSKKPRSK; encoded by the coding sequence ATGAAGAAAATATTTTTTGCGTTTGCACTCCTTATTATAGCAAAATTTCACGCGCAGACCTGGAAAACGGATGATCAGTATATCCAAAAATTTGCGCCTTACGCGGTGGAAGAAATGGAGAAATATAAAATTCCCGCTTCCATCACTTTAGCGCAGGGACTTTTGGAAACGGGCGGCGGACAAAGCCGTTTGGCACAGCAGGGAAACAATCATTTCGGCATCAAGTGTAAAGAAGACTGGACGGGCAGAACGATGTCGCATACCGACGACGCACCGAATGAATGTTTTCGCGTTTATGACGATCCGCGTCAATCTTACGAAGATCATTCAAAATTTTTGGCCTACCGGAAATATTATGTGAATCTTTTCAAGCTGGATGAGAAAGATTACAAATCCTGGGCACACGGGCTGAAAAAAGCCGGGTACGCTACAAATCCGCGCTACGCTTATATTTTGATCGATAAAATTGAAAAATATAAACTGTACGAATTCGACAAAACCGATTCTAAAGAAGTTCTTTATGCAGTTTTGAAAATGTATCCCGATCTAAAGAATGACCGCATTTTTATGGCGCAGCTCGACCAAAGCAACGCATCTTCCAAACCGGTTACGGTGAAAGTTCCGTACGAACAGACGTCTTACGCAAAACAGCAGAAGAAAGTTGAAAAAATAGTGACGAAGGCGGAAACTTTAAATTCAATTTTAATAAAAAGCCATCCCAACGGCGGCAGGAAATTCGTAATCATTCCTGATGATGTTGCTTTAGCTTCCATCTCCAAAAAATATGGCATTACCGAAAGTCGTTTAATGAAGTGGAATGAACTGGACGGAACGCAACTCCGACGAAACGATATTCTCTTTTTAGAATCGAAAGCTTCCACCGGAAATGTAGCCACTTATAAAACTCAGGTGGGAGAATCCATGCACGATATTGCCCAGAAATTCGGTATTAAACTGAAAAAACTCTACGCTAAAAACAGAATGGATTTTGGGCAGCAACCCAAAGCCGGCCAGATCATTTACCTGCAAAGCAAAAAACCGCGGTCGAAGTAA
- a CDS encoding PIN domain-containing protein: MQKVFLDTNIVLDFLGERENYYEPAAKILTLADQKKIQIYTSATSISNTYYILSKFENSKMAMEKIRRFKVLCFITVMDEEVVEKAVNSSFRDFEDALQYFSAIASNCEIIITRNEKDFKNALIPVMNGESYLETLKR; encoded by the coding sequence ATGCAAAAGGTATTTCTGGATACAAATATAGTCCTTGATTTTCTCGGAGAAAGGGAGAATTATTATGAACCTGCCGCAAAAATTTTGACGTTGGCTGATCAGAAGAAAATTCAGATATATACCTCTGCTACTTCAATTTCCAATACTTACTATATTCTGTCAAAATTTGAAAATTCGAAAATGGCCATGGAAAAAATTCGCAGATTTAAAGTTCTTTGTTTTATTACCGTGATGGATGAGGAAGTAGTAGAAAAGGCGGTCAACTCCAGTTTCAGGGATTTTGAAGATGCGCTGCAATATTTTAGTGCAATAGCTTCGAACTGTGAAATAATTATTACACGAAATGAGAAAGATTTCAAAAACGCCCTAATTCCCGTGATGAATGGGGAAAGTTATTTGGAAACTTTGAAACGGTAA
- the hemL gene encoding glutamate-1-semialdehyde 2,1-aminomutase yields MLYQRSSALFAEAYKYIPGGVNSPVRAFKSVGGVPVFMKSAKGAYLTDADDNQYIDYINSWGPAILGHTHPEVLEAIKKQAEKGFSYGTPTELETEIAKFIVENVPNIDQIRMVSSGTEACMSAIRLARGFTKRDKFIKFEGCYHGHSDSFLIKAGSGAATFGNPSSPGVTAGTAKDTLNARYNDIEQVADLFRHNPGEIAAVIIEPLAGNMGCVLPENNFLQKLRTLCDENGALLIFDEVMTGFRLAFGGAQEVYGVKADLVTFGKVIGGGLPVGAFAGRNEIMDHLAPKGAVYQAGTLSGNPLAMRAGLTTLQIIKNDENFYENINKTTETLDFEIGKILNSKSIEHRINRKGAMMSIFFHINAVSNFDEAAQANHALFNNFFHQLLKNGIYLPPSGYETWFISDAIKEKEIDRTLEVIRKFEYS; encoded by the coding sequence ATGTTATATCAAAGAAGTTCTGCTTTATTCGCCGAAGCCTACAAATATATTCCGGGCGGCGTTAATTCCCCCGTTCGTGCGTTTAAATCGGTGGGCGGCGTTCCTGTTTTTATGAAATCGGCAAAAGGCGCTTATCTGACCGATGCCGACGATAATCAATACATCGATTATATAAATTCGTGGGGTCCGGCTATTCTCGGACATACGCATCCGGAAGTTCTGGAAGCCATTAAAAAGCAGGCAGAGAAAGGTTTTTCTTACGGAACTCCAACAGAACTGGAAACCGAAATCGCTAAATTTATTGTCGAAAATGTGCCGAATATCGATCAGATCAGAATGGTTTCTTCCGGTACCGAAGCCTGTATGAGCGCGATCCGTTTGGCGCGTGGATTTACGAAACGCGATAAATTCATCAAATTTGAAGGCTGTTACCACGGACATTCCGATTCTTTTTTAATTAAAGCGGGCAGTGGTGCGGCCACTTTCGGAAATCCAAGTTCTCCCGGCGTAACGGCGGGTACCGCAAAAGACACTTTGAACGCGAGATATAATGATATCGAACAGGTGGCAGATCTGTTCCGTCATAATCCGGGTGAAATTGCCGCTGTCATTATCGAACCCTTGGCCGGAAATATGGGCTGCGTTCTGCCCGAAAATAATTTTCTCCAAAAACTTCGAACCCTTTGCGACGAAAATGGCGCACTTCTGATTTTTGATGAAGTGATGACGGGATTCCGTTTGGCTTTCGGTGGCGCTCAGGAAGTTTACGGCGTGAAAGCTGATCTCGTCACTTTCGGGAAAGTAATTGGTGGCGGACTTCCGGTCGGTGCTTTTGCAGGACGTAACGAAATTATGGATCATCTTGCGCCAAAAGGTGCCGTTTATCAGGCCGGAACTTTAAGCGGGAATCCTTTGGCAATGCGCGCAGGTTTAACGACTTTGCAAATCATTAAGAACGACGAAAACTTCTACGAAAACATTAACAAAACCACAGAAACTTTAGATTTTGAAATCGGAAAGATTTTAAATTCAAAAAGCATCGAACACCGGATCAACCGAAAAGGTGCCATGATGAGCATCTTTTTCCACATCAATGCGGTTTCCAATTTCGATGAAGCAGCGCAGGCGAATCATGCTTTGTTTAATAATTTCTTCCATCAGTTGTTGAAAAACGGCATTTATTTGCCGCCGAGCGGTTATGAAACCTGGTTTATTTCGGACGCGATTAAAGAAAAGGAAATTGATAGAACGTTGGAAGTGATTCGAAAGTTCGAATATTCTTAA
- a CDS encoding DUF6364 family protein, with product MDSKLTLKLNEKVIDRAKKYAANKKLSLSRLVENYLDSLTREQNGDFEISPFVKSMSSGRSVPADVDFKTLREEYTDHLDQKYQ from the coding sequence ATGGATTCAAAACTCACCCTTAAACTTAATGAGAAAGTTATTGATCGTGCAAAAAAATATGCTGCCAATAAAAAATTGAGTTTATCAAGATTAGTTGAAAATTATTTGGACTCGTTAACTCGGGAACAGAACGGTGATTTTGAAATTTCTCCGTTCGTGAAAAGTATGTCGAGCGGTAGAAGCGTTCCGGCCGATGTAGATTTTAAAACTTTAAGAGAAGAGTACACTGACCATTTAGATCAAAAATATCAATAA
- a CDS encoding 1-aminocyclopropane-1-carboxylate deaminase/D-cysteine desulfhydrase, with translation MKIPAFSVPIIEIPLEKNVRLFLKRDDLIHPNISGNKYWKLFHNINSYLGQHPENPFLITFGGAFSNHIAAVAALGKECNLKTLGIIRGEEIKNKWQENPTLKLAQENGMEFRFVTREIYRDKENLTKNLKKEFPRTLVIPEGGTNELAVEGIRHMLTDETKSFDYLCTAVGSGGTVAGISRFAEENQRVLGFKVVDDESLFQTVRDLSKRENFKLIDAHDGKYGKITDENIRFINDFNRKFGIQLDPVYTGKMMKKLFEMFEKDEFPDGSKILAFHTGGLQGIYGANEMLKKQNRETIKI, from the coding sequence ATGAAAATCCCCGCCTTTTCAGTACCAATTATCGAAATTCCTTTAGAAAAAAACGTCCGGCTTTTTCTGAAACGGGATGATCTCATTCATCCAAATATTTCGGGGAATAAATACTGGAAACTTTTTCATAATATCAATTCCTATTTAGGTCAACATCCGGAAAATCCTTTCCTAATCACTTTCGGTGGGGCATTTTCCAATCATATTGCGGCTGTTGCAGCTTTAGGAAAAGAATGCAACTTAAAAACTTTGGGAATAATTCGCGGCGAAGAAATTAAAAATAAATGGCAGGAAAATCCCACGTTGAAACTTGCGCAGGAAAACGGAATGGAATTTCGGTTTGTAACGCGCGAAATTTATAGAGACAAAGAAAATTTGACAAAAAATTTAAAAAAAGAATTTCCTCGAACTTTGGTTATTCCCGAAGGCGGAACGAACGAACTCGCTGTAGAAGGCATTCGCCATATGCTCACGGACGAAACGAAAAGTTTTGATTATCTTTGCACCGCAGTGGGAAGCGGTGGCACCGTCGCCGGAATCTCCAGATTTGCAGAAGAGAATCAGCGGGTTTTGGGTTTCAAAGTAGTCGACGATGAATCTTTATTTCAGACGGTTCGGGATCTTTCCAAAAGGGAAAATTTTAAACTCATCGATGCACATGACGGAAAGTACGGCAAAATAACCGACGAAAACATCCGTTTCATCAATGACTTTAACAGGAAATTCGGCATTCAGCTGGATCCAGTTTACACGGGAAAGATGATGAAAAAACTTTTCGAAATGTTTGAAAAAGATGAGTTCCCCGACGGCAGTAAAATCCTGGCCTTTCATACCGGCGGGTTGCAGGGAATTTACGGCGCCAACGAAATGTTGAAAAAACAAAACCGCGAAACGATTAAAATTTAG
- a CDS encoding DUF5522 domain-containing protein: MYQKIIKEHEDFYYNEHGYKVFTEAYHLKRGYCCKSGCKHCPYGYDKKTDTFVKAKRPETKSENPL, translated from the coding sequence ATGTACCAGAAAATCATCAAAGAACACGAAGACTTTTACTACAACGAACATGGTTATAAAGTTTTTACGGAAGCCTACCATTTGAAGCGCGGTTATTGCTGCAAAAGTGGCTGCAAACATTGCCCGTACGGCTACGATAAAAAAACGGATACTTTTGTGAAAGCAAAGAGACCGGAGACAAAAAGCGAAAATCCATTATAA
- a CDS encoding DUF4136 domain-containing protein: MSKRYILLLLASATLGLASCSPFQVKSDYAETANFNEYKTYKLRVDDLKMNDIDQDRVLNEVSKQLKMKGLSVADNPDLIVNVKANHKKIQDIQGSRPYGMYGWGGPFGWGVGMNRTWTSNYNQGALILDLIDAKSQKLVWQGIGSGISVDSPKSKQKQIPEIVAEIMANYPPNRMK, encoded by the coding sequence ATGAGCAAAAGATATATCTTACTTTTATTGGCTTCGGCGACGTTGGGACTGGCTTCCTGCAGCCCTTTTCAGGTGAAATCTGATTACGCGGAAACCGCAAACTTTAACGAATATAAAACCTACAAATTGCGGGTTGACGATTTGAAAATGAACGACATCGATCAGGATCGTGTTCTGAACGAAGTATCAAAGCAACTGAAAATGAAAGGTTTGAGTGTGGCTGATAATCCGGATTTGATTGTGAACGTGAAAGCGAATCATAAAAAAATTCAGGACATTCAGGGCTCGAGACCTTACGGAATGTACGGCTGGGGCGGACCTTTTGGTTGGGGCGTGGGCATGAACCGAACCTGGACTTCCAACTATAACCAGGGCGCTTTAATCCTGGATCTGATTGATGCAAAAAGTCAAAAATTGGTTTGGCAAGGCATTGGAAGCGGCATTTCTGTAGATTCGCCGAAGTCCAAACAGAAACAGATTCCGGAAATCGTAGCCGAAATTATGGCGAACTATCCGCCGAACAGAATGAAATAA